The DNA segment TATCATTATCGCAAATACGGCCGGATTCGATGGCAAGAATCTCCGGCTGGCGGATTATCCTGATGGAGCAAAGCCGCTGGACGATAGTTCGCTTTCGAATTACATTGTCTATAAAATGGATGTTACCAAAATGACAAGGGATGCCCTCGAAGGATCCGGTTTAGGTAACAAGGAGGTGGAACGTTCTAAAAATATGTTCGTCCTCGGACTGCTTTACTGGCTGTTCGATAAATCCATGGATTATACCACTGGTTTTATCAACGAGAAATTCGGCAAGAAACCGGATATCGCCGCAGCCAATATCAAGGCAATGACAGCAGGATATAATTACGGGGAGACGGCAGAAATTTTTACCACTCGTTTTAAAATATCTCAGGCCGTTCTTCCAAAAGGTGAGTATAGAAACATCACAGGAAACCAGGCGGCCGCTATCGGTTTTATTGCTGCCAGGGAAAAATCCGGGATTCCTGTTTTCCTCGGTTCTTATCCTATCACCCCGGCATCCGATATCCTTCATGAGCTTTCCAAGTACAAGCACATGGGAGTAAAAACGTACCAGGCGGAGGACGAGATCGCCGCCATTGCTTCAGCTATTGGTGCTTCTTTTGGTGGTTCACTGGGTATAACTACTACCTCCGGTCCGGGTGTTGCGCTAAAAGGTGAAGCGCTTGGCCTTGCCACGATGCTTGAAATTCCGCTGGTGCTGGTAGACGTGCAGCGCGGTGGTCCTTCTACCGGCCTTCCCACAAAAACAGAACAGGCCGACCTTCTGATCGCCATGTTCGGAAGGCATGGCGAAGCCCCGCTTCCCATTATTGCGGCGAACTCGCCCTCTGATTGCTTCAATGCGGTGTTTGAGGCCTGCAAAATGTCTATCGAACACATGACACCGGTGATTGTTCTTACCGACGGTTATATTGCCAACGGTTCAGAACCCTGGAAGTTTCCGAAGGCCGGCGACCTGCCGGAAATTAAAGTGAGCTATCTGACGCAAAACAACAATCCGGATGGCAAAATATTGCCTTACAAGCGTGATGAGCGGCTGGTACGCCCCTGGATCAAACCGGGAACACCGGGTCTGATGCACCGGGTAGGCGGACTGGAGAAGGCGAAAGACACCGGGAATGTATCTTATGACGCGAAAAATCATGAATACATGATCCATATCCGGCAGGCCAAAGTAGATAAGATCGCCGATTTCATCCCTCCTGTGAAAGTGGAACTTGGGAAAGAAAATGCAAAGATCGGTGTGCTTGGATGGGGAAGTACCTTCGGTGCTATCAAAGGCGCAGTGAAGGAGCTGATTGAAGAAGGACACGACGTGGCACATGTACACCTGCGCAATATGAATCCCTTCCCGAAAAATCTCGGGCAGGTGTTATCTAAGTTCGGAAAGGTAATTGTGCCCGAAATGAATAACCGCCAGCTGGTAAGGCTAATCCGTGATCAGTTTATGATACCGGCAGAAAGTTATACCAAAATTCAGGGGCTGCCTTTCACCACCGATGAATTGAAAATCAAGATCATTGAAACGCTAAAAAAATAAATGCTATGCCGACTATAACATCTCAGGCTACCAACGGAAAAATGCAGTCCAAGGATTTTGCTTCCGACCAGGAAGTAAAATGGTGTCCCGGTTGCGGTGATTATTCGATCCTGAAACAAACTCAAACCGTATTCGCCGAGCTTGGAATCGCTAAGGAAAATTTTGCCTTCATCTCCGGCATCGGATGCTCCAGCCGTTTTCCTTATTATATGGATACATATGGGATGCATTCGATCCACGGCCGGGCGCTCTCGATTGCTACCGGGGTGAAAACATCGCGGCCTGACCTGAGCGTTTGGGTGGTTACCGGCGACGGCGACTGCTTGTCCATCGGTGGGAATCACTTCATTCATACCCTGCGGCGGAACCCGGATATTAATATTCTGCTTTTCAATAACCAGATCTACGGATTAACAAAAGGGCAGTATTCCCCGACTTCCGAATTGGGAAAGGTTTCTAAATCTACTCCTTACGGTTCGGTGGATGAGCCCTTCAATCCGGCGGAACTGGCGCTGGGTGCTAAAGGAACTTTTTATGCCCGTACCATGGACCGCGATCCCAAACACATGCAGGTGATGCTGAAGCGGGCGCATGAACACAAAGGATCTTCACTGGTAGAGATTTACCAGAATTGCACGGTATTCAACGACGGGGCTTTCTTTACCTATACGGAGAAGGATACCCGGAAAGCAGAAAGTCTTTTCGTGGAGCATGAAAAGCCGCTGGTCTTCGGCGCAAATGACGAATTCGGAATCCTGCTGGACGGTTTTGTTCCCCGGATCGTGAATATTAAGGACGGAAAGCATTCCGCAAACGATCTTTGGATACACGACGAGAAGGACAAAACAAAAGCGGTACTGCTTGCAAGGTTTTTTGACAGCCCGGCCAAAGCCGGTCATTTACCCCGTCCTTTCGGCGTATTTTACACAGAACAGCGCGAGGTGCTGGATCAGCAGCTGGATAAACAGATGGAGGAGGTAACTGCTAAAAAGGGAAAGCTTTCGCTGGATAAAATTCTTTCAGGAGATAAAACCTGGAAGATCAACTAAGCGGGGGACTTCATTCATGCTGCGCTTTCCAATTCCCTTTCTGTTCTTTTTTGTTCTGTATTATTGCGGAACAGCGCAGCAGTATAATCTGCGAAGCTATTCATTGGAGGATGGTCTGTCGCAGTCACAGGCATTGGCCATTTTCGAAGATTCCCGCGGATTTCTCTGGATCGGAACCAGCGGTGGCGGAGTGGCACGCTTCGACGGAAAGAACTTCGTTACCTACGAGGAAAAAGACGGCCTCGGTGGTAAAATTGTTCCTTGTATTGCGGAAGACCATAAAGGAGATATCTGGTTCGCCTGCACCTGGGGCGGCATCTCTGTTTTCGACGGCAGTAATTTCCGGAAGATCGGGGTCCAGGATGGACTTTTAAGCACAAGTATTTCCGGCATGCTGGCAGACGGGGAGAATATGGTGATTGGCACCTCCAGCGGACTTACTGTTTTCACCCGTGGAAGCTTTAAATCCTATACAGAAGATCCGGAAACACACGTGCAGCTTCAGGTTACTTGTCTTTACCGTTCCGCGCCGGGCGTAATTTGGGTCGGAACAACCGCCGGCCTTTATCGCTTCGCCAACGGAACACTAACACGGGCGGGACGTAAAGCAACAACACTCAACGGGCATATTACAGGAATTTCGGATTACGGGCAGGGTAAATTGTTCATATCCGAAAGCCCTTCCCAGTTCTATTCCCTCAGTGTTTCCGGCAATGAAGAACCGGGAGTAATTCATTTGAAATCTGTGATCACTTCACATATAACAGGTACACTGAAGGATGCCGCCGGACGGATGTGGATTACCACCATGGGGCAGGGAATCCTGCTTATTGAAAGCGGGAATGAGATCTGGTTCACGCGTTCGAACGGACTGTCTAATATGAATGTGAACTGTGTTGCGGCTGACCGCTCCGGAAATGTCTGGTTCGGAATGAACGGCTCAGGTTTTCAGCGCTTTCGTGACAACCGCTTTATGTATTATACGAATGTTCCTTTGCTGAATTCCGACGGTATATTTGCCTTCAGTTCCGATAAAGAGGGTCGCCTTTGGGTTGGAACACTTGGAGAGGGTGCGGGAATCTGGGACGGGAAGGAAATGAAGACCGTCAGCGGCGTAAAGGGCAGAGTAAATTCTATCCTTAATACCTCCGGCGGTGAACCATGGATCGGCACCCACGAAGGTTTGTATAAATACAGCGGCGGTGCGGCGGTGCTGAAGAAATTATCCGATACGCTGAAAACAGGAGTGCGCGCATTGTTTGAAGATAGTAAAGGAACAATATGGGTAGGATGCGGCGGCGCGGGTCTTTTCCGTTTGAATGGAAATGAAGTGAAGTACTTCCGTCAGCAGGACGACGCTTACAACCTTAATGTATATAATTTTGTTGAAGCCACCGACGGAAGAATCTATTTCGGAACCGGCGATGGAATTTTCTTTGTCGAGAATGATAAAGTTTCGTTTCTGCCGGCCTCCAAGGAATTATGCAATTCGTATGCCGGATCAATGGTAAAAGATAACTTCGGAAATATCTGGGTGGGCACCGATCGCTGTGTGGGAGTGTATAATGGAAAAAGTTTTACTTCCTACGATGAAAAGAATGGACTGGCATCCGGCACCGTTTACCTTTTGCTCACCGATAAGAAAGGAAATATATGGGTAGGAACTAACCGCGGAGTGGATCGCCTGGAGGTGGATAAGGACGGGAAAATTGTTAAAATCCGGAACTATAACCGGAACGAGGGATTTACGGGCATTGAATGTAATTCCCGCGCTACGGCGATGGACCAGAACGGCGACCTGTGGTTCGGAACCATCAAGGGAGCCATTCGCTTTTCTCCCTCCCACGAAATACCTGACACCGGTGAACCGCTGGTTTTTATTCACAACGTGAGCCTTCAGTACCAGAAAGTGGACTGGGCACGCCTCAAAGATACGCTCACTCCCTGGTTCCGTTTACCCATTGAGCCGGTATTCTCGTACGGACAAAATCATATTTCATTTGAGTTTGTGGCTACGAGCAAAACACTGCCCGAAAATGTGAAGTATACTTTCCTGCTGGAAGGATTTGACAAGGAATGGACTCCTCCCGGCAGGGATATTGCCGCACACTACGTTAACCTGCCTCCCGGGAAATATACGTTTCATGTAAAGGCCATCAGCGCAGATGGTGTGGAAAGCAAGGAGCCGGCTTCCTTCAGTTTCCGCATTCTCTATCCCTTCTGGGCATCCTGGTGGTTTATTGCGATCTGCCTGGGCGGACTATTACTGGGAATAAACCGGTACAACAAAATGCGGAAAGCGAAGCTGGAAAAGGCCAATAAAACGCTGGAAGAAACCGTAGCGCAGCGCACCGCCGAACTTATTCGCCAGAAAGAGGAGAAGGAGATTCTTCTGAAAGAGATCCATCACCGGGTAAAGAATAATCTTCAGGTGATTAATTCGCTGATCAATATACAGTCGGGCTACGTGCAGGATCCCAGAGCGCTGGAAGTTTTCGAAGAATGCAAGAACCGCGTGAAGTCCATTGCGCTTATTCACGAAAGCCTTTATAAGAGTAATGAGGTGAGCCGTATCAATGTACGGGAGTACCTTCAGCTTATGCTTAAAGGACTGATTGACACCTATCAGGTGAATAAGGATATTCGCCTGAAGATAGATACCACCGTGAGCTACCTGAATCTGAATACGATTCTTCCGCTTGGACTTATGCTTAACGAGATCATATCCAATTCACTTAAATATGCTTTCCCCGATACGGATAAAGGAGAAATTCATATTGAACTGAAAGCCATTACCTCCGGTGAGTACGAATTGATCATCGGGGATAATGGGGTAGGATATAAGGGAGATCCGTTTGAAGGAGAGCAGCCCACGCTCGGACTGGAGCTTGTAAAGATTCTTACCGAGCAGCTGGACGGCAGCATTTCAAAAATGGACGTGCCCGGAACAGTGTATTATTTGAAGTTCAAACCTTCGGAGAAGTAGGTCACCCTCTCTCTCTATATATCTATATCTCTATATATCTATATCAGTACCCCAGTATCCATTCTATTTTTTCTTTCACCTTCTCCGCATTAGGCAGCATTGTACGCTCCAGAGTAGAGTTCAGGGGGATCGCCGGCAGATTCTCTGCTCCCATGCTTATGACAGGCGCATCCAGTTCCGCGAAGCATTTTTCAGAAATAAGTCCGGCCAGCGCACGGGCAAAGGAATTATCAAGGGTTTCTTCCGTGAGTACCA comes from the Bacteroidia bacterium genome and includes:
- a CDS encoding 2-oxoacid:acceptor oxidoreductase subunit alpha — encoded protein: MQTAEIKDVESVVIRFSGDSGDGMQLTGTQFTDTAAFLGKDLATFPEYPAEIRAPAGTVAGLSGFQVHFGSKEIFTPGDKYDVLVAMNAAALKVDLKNLKHGGIIIANTAGFDGKNLRLADYPDGAKPLDDSSLSNYIVYKMDVTKMTRDALEGSGLGNKEVERSKNMFVLGLLYWLFDKSMDYTTGFINEKFGKKPDIAAANIKAMTAGYNYGETAEIFTTRFKISQAVLPKGEYRNITGNQAAAIGFIAAREKSGIPVFLGSYPITPASDILHELSKYKHMGVKTYQAEDEIAAIASAIGASFGGSLGITTTSGPGVALKGEALGLATMLEIPLVLVDVQRGGPSTGLPTKTEQADLLIAMFGRHGEAPLPIIAANSPSDCFNAVFEACKMSIEHMTPVIVLTDGYIANGSEPWKFPKAGDLPEIKVSYLTQNNNPDGKILPYKRDERLVRPWIKPGTPGLMHRVGGLEKAKDTGNVSYDAKNHEYMIHIRQAKVDKIADFIPPVKVELGKENAKIGVLGWGSTFGAIKGAVKELIEEGHDVAHVHLRNMNPFPKNLGQVLSKFGKVIVPEMNNRQLVRLIRDQFMIPAESYTKIQGLPFTTDELKIKIIETLKK
- a CDS encoding 2-oxoacid:ferredoxin oxidoreductase subunit beta, with the protein product MPTITSQATNGKMQSKDFASDQEVKWCPGCGDYSILKQTQTVFAELGIAKENFAFISGIGCSSRFPYYMDTYGMHSIHGRALSIATGVKTSRPDLSVWVVTGDGDCLSIGGNHFIHTLRRNPDINILLFNNQIYGLTKGQYSPTSELGKVSKSTPYGSVDEPFNPAELALGAKGTFYARTMDRDPKHMQVMLKRAHEHKGSSLVEIYQNCTVFNDGAFFTYTEKDTRKAESLFVEHEKPLVFGANDEFGILLDGFVPRIVNIKDGKHSANDLWIHDEKDKTKAVLLARFFDSPAKAGHLPRPFGVFYTEQREVLDQQLDKQMEEVTAKKGKLSLDKILSGDKTWKIN